One genomic region from Prunus persica cultivar Lovell chromosome G3, Prunus_persica_NCBIv2, whole genome shotgun sequence encodes:
- the LOC109947832 gene encoding golgin candidate 5-like yields MLLGELFAMQRRLVSYFCDDELASGLWPSYTEGKLLFDPVISFMGQTNEGSSVDSSQKAESSEHPPKVDKSSGESESPQKLSTVEAKEGVKIETLQHSSTEQMADKEETEVVKEETDDKHAATVEETKTVIAEPEKSESESSSLPVEPFEPTVKNDGPSESVGSQDDNKISVVGPSVNPETMQGKSRAVEVDQVEEGHTVLRVRHMMLMWMNKRHR; encoded by the coding sequence CTTCAGGATTATGGCCTTCGTATACTGAAGGGAAATTGCTATTTGATCCTGTTATATCTTTTATGGGACAAACAAATGAGGGAAGTAGTGTTGATTCATCACAGAAAGCTGAGTCTTCAGAGCATCCGCCAAAGGTTGACAAATCATCAGGGGAATCTGAATCTCCACAAAAACTCTCTACTGTTGAGGCAAAGGAAGGGGTCAAAATAGAAACTTTACAACACTCTTCAACTGAACAGATGGCTGATAAGGAGGAAACTGAAGTTGTCAAGGAAGAAACAGATGATAAGCATGCTGCGACGGTGGAGGAAACAAAGACAGTGATAGCAGAGCCTGAAAAATCTGAATCTGAATCATCTTCACTGCCAGTTGAGCCCTTTGAACCCACTGTTAAGAATGATGGCCCATCAGAATCTGTGGGTTCTCAAGATGACAACAAGATTTCAGTAGTGGGACCCTCAGTAAATCCAGAAACAATGCAGGGTAAGTCAAGAGCTGTTGAGGTAGATCAAGTTGAGGAGGGTCATACTGTTCTCCGCGTGAGGCACATGATGTTGATGTGGATGAACAAAAGACACAGGTAG
- the LOC18782067 gene encoding pentatricopeptide repeat-containing protein At5g65560, which translates to MLKPLKTPPLLHLQTLHSLLGSHHFIEFASRTKLFSQLSHPPFNPAPNLVFQIRDILCDPQWEKSSELSWLSPKIRTDHVSKIIETHKNTDSALRFFYWVSKRPSYQHDMSCFSSMLNRLVNERLFAPADRVRILMIKASRKEEELKRVTEYLNEMSRLGFEFTLYSFNTLLIQLGKFEMVSIAQNVYTQVLSSGIKPSLLTFNTMLNILCKKGKVQEAELILSKIFQFDMLPDVFTYTSLILGHCRNRNLDLAFEVYDQMVKAGCDPNSVTYSTLINGLCNEGRVDEALDMLDEMVEKGIEPTSYTYTVPIASLCEADRLVEAIGLFRRMRSRGCHPTVHTYTALISGLSQTGKLDVAIGLYHKLLKDGLVPNTVTFNTLINGLSETGRYDLATKIFYWVERHGTLANTQTHNEIIKVFCLMGNINNAMALVSKMLKVGPSLNVITYNTLINGYLSGGQLNNAMRLLDFMKGSGCEPDEWTYTELISGFCKAGKSDFASTLFREMVEQRISPSQVTYAALIAGYCMEGKVDTALSLFEQMEEKGCCPSIETYNAIINGLSKDNQFVKAEKLCKKMEKQGLVPNVITYTSLICGLCKSGRTDLAFKIFHEMEEQGCLPNLYTYSSLMFGLCQEGKADNAETLLDEMERKGLAPDVVTFTTLIDGFVMLGRLDHAFLLLRRMVDVGCRPNYRTYAVLVKGLQKESQLLTEKVVGLVAQHEGMYSCSSGESYNFFEALCNLLARMSENGCEPTVDTYGTLVRGLCTEGRYYEADQLVQHMKDKGLCPNRRIYLSLFFVHCTNLKVESALEIFGLMEDNGFEVHLSAYNALISALGRVCRAEEAETLFKSMLEKQWNTDEIVWTVLIDGLLKEGQSDLCMKLLHVIESQKCSISFQTYDILARELSKVNKGRGSSQIVNRASDLKGVH; encoded by the coding sequence ATGTTAAAGCCCCTCAAAACCCCACCTCTCCTTCACCTACAAACCCTCCATTCGCTATTGGGTTCCCACCATTTTATCGAATTCGCATCAAGAACCAAGCTTTTCTCCCAACTCTCTCATCCACCCTTCAATCCTGCCCCAAACTTGGTGTTCCAAATCCGTGACATTCTGTGCGACCCTCAATGGGAAAAGAGCTCAGAGCTCAGCTGGCTGAGCCCTAAGATTAGAACCGATCATGTGTCAAAGATTATTGAGACCCACAAGAACACAGACTCGGCGTTAAGATTCTTCTACTGGGTTTCTAAGAGACCTTCTTACCAGCATGATATGAGCTGCTTCTCATCAATGCTGAATAGGCTTGTGAACGAACGGCTTTTTGCGCCTGCAGACCGTGTGAGGATTTTGATGATTAAAGCTTCTAGGAAGGAGGAAGAGCTTAAACGGGTAACTGAATATTTGAATGAGATGAGCCGACTTGGTTTTGAGTTTACATTGTATAGTTTTAATACGCTTTTGATTCAATTGGGTAAGTTTGAGATGGTTAGTATAGCTCAAAATGTTTATACCCAGGTGCTAAGTAGTGGGATTAAACCGAGTTTGTTGACATTTAATACAATGCTCAATATATTGTGTAAGAAGGGCAAGGTTCAGGAAGCAGAGTTGATTTTGAGCAAGATTTTTCAGTTTGATATGCTCCCGGATGTTTTTACTTATACATCATTGATTCTTGGGCATTGTAGAAATCGTAACTTAGATTTGGCATTTGAGGTTTACGATCAGATGGTGAAGGCAGGTTGTGACCCGAATTCAGTTACGTATTCAACTCTTATCAATGGGTTATGCAATGAGGGGAGGGTGGATGAGGCACTGGATATGCTTGATGAAATGGTAGAAAAAGGGATTGAACCCACATCATATACTTACACTGTCCCAATTGCTTCACTATGTGAGGCCGATCGGCTGGTGGAAGCAATTGGGCTTTTCAGAAGAATGAGAAGCAGGGGTTGCCATCCTACCGTTCATACTTATACAGCTTTGATCAGTGGGTTGTCTCAGACGGGGAAACTCGATGTTGCTATTGGACTCTATCACAAGCTTTTGAAGGATGGTTTGGTCCCAAACACGGTTACCTTCAATACATTGATAAATGGATTAAGTGAGACAGGAAGATATGACCTGGCTACGAAGATTTTTTATTGGGTGGAGAGACATGGGACCTTGGCAAATACCCAAACTCACAATGAAATCATCAAAGTTTTCTGTTTGATGGGTAACATTAATAACGCAATGGCTCTTGTAAGCAAAATGCTTAAAGTGGGACCATCTCTAAATGTGATTACATATAACACACTCATCAATGGATACCTCAGTGGAGGTCAGTTAAACAATGCTATGAGGTTGTTGGATTTTATGAAAGGGAGTGGATGTGAACCAGATGAATGGACTTATACTGAACTTATTTCTGGGTTTTGCAAGGCAGGTAAGTCTGACTTTGCATCTACTCTTTTCCGTGAGATGGTAGAACAAAGAATTAGTCCCAGTCAGGTTACCTACGCTGCTTTGATTGCTGGATACTGTATGGAGGGGAAAGTAGATACTGCATTGTCATTATTTGAGCAGATGGAGGAGAAGGGTTGCTGTCCAAGTATTGAAACCTACAATGCCATTATAAATGGTTTGTCCAAAGATAATCAGTTTGTTAAAGCTGAGAAACTATGtaaaaagatggaaaagcAAGGACTGGTTCCAAATGTCATTACCTACACGTCTCTAATTTGCGGCCTCTGTAAAAGTGGCAGGACTGACCTTGCATTCAAAATCTTCCATGAAATGGAAGAACAAGGTTGCTTGCCGAACTTGTATACATATAGCTCACTCATGTTTGGGTTATGTCAAGAGGGCAAGGCTGACAATGCTGAGACGTTGCTTGATGAAATGGAAAGGAAAGGATTGGCTCCTGATGTGGTAACATTTACCACACTCATTGATGGTTTTGTTATGCTTGGTAGGCTAGATCATGCATTCTTGCTTCTTAGGCGAATGGTTGATGTGGGCTGCAGGCCCAACTACCGAACATATGCCGTGTTGGTCAAAGGGTTGCAAAAGGAAAGTCAGTTGCTGACGGAGAAGGTTGTGGGGCTTGTGGCCCAACATGAAGGAATGTATAGTTGCAGCTCTGGTGAAAGCTATAACTTTTTTGAGGCGTTGTGCAATCTCTTAGCTAGGATGTCAGAGAATGGATGTGAACCTACTGTTGATACCTATGGTACTTTAGTGAGAGGCTTGTGTACAGAAGGCAGATATTATGAGGCAGATCAGTTGGTTCAGCATATGAAAGACAAAGGCCTGTGCCCCAATAGAAGGATTTATCTGTCTCTATTCTTTGTTCATTGTACGAATTTAAAAGTGGAATCTGCGCTGGAAATCTTTGGCTTGATGGAAGATAATGGATTTGAGGTTCACTTGTCAGCTTATAACGCACTTATTAGTGCTCTCGGCAGGGTGTGTCGGGCGGAAGAAGCTGAAACTTTATTCAAAAGCATGCTAGAAAAACAATGGAATACTGATGAGATTGTTTGGACTGTGTTAATCGATGGATTACTGAAGGAAGGGCAATCAGATCTATGCATGAAGCTTCTTCATGTTATTGAATCTCAAAAATGCAGTATCAGTTTCCAGACATATGATATCTTGGCCAGAGAACTTTCTAAAGTAAACAAGGGTAGGGGGAGTTCTCAAATTGTTAACAGAGCAAGTGATTTAAAGGGTGTACATTGA